A genomic region of Bernardetia sp. ABR2-2B contains the following coding sequences:
- a CDS encoding LysM peptidoglycan-binding domain-containing protein — MLISKSSAPEKGSNSSIVIKVNSALKLFFASAFVVCTAQFAVAQNGLKYTPYSFTLENTTSTTLLNNDVDNDNQSLNTNKQNTKTSKNTTFSETTFITNNKPFTKHSFDYYSDTLKWNSHQLKESMFSPIGAPPSVERLIVGTPLTPSDSSDLQDQKRFSYHLLADFVSYISGQPVEYLNEIEEIVSDEALIVDAELFFDHQDSTIEFLDGLDLAKNFRNALSDEEVAARMKAIEKEVPFNYTPEVRNFIEKYGVKYYTYTNTLIAKSNEYFPLFEKILEEQGMPEELKYLVVVESAFKTQVRSHAGAVGLWQFMPRTGKVFGLNQNFYIDERMDPTASTIAACKYLKYLNKFFDGDWELAIAAYNCGPGNVQKAIRRSGKKTFWEIYNYLPRETRAYVPLYTTYAYLFNYAEDHGMVVEEPVYAIEYDTVFVSQYVNLDKLADELRMCATDLKAMNPEAKRGIIPKYAKEHPIRIPKNRSEFFWKSQEEILVACQNPNYRSATTSTATKTASNYRNTKTSNTTAQSYTASARTTTKKRYSSKSSGSKSYHTVSKGETLGGIAVKYGTSVSSLRRWNGIYGSRINIGQKIVMYGVKKRSNYSAVASSKKTTSTKKTTVSSSNKTSSSYHVVRQGDTLWGIANNAGISVSRLKQLNNLRSDKLNVGQKLKVM, encoded by the coding sequence ATGCTAATAAGCAAGTCATCTGCCCCAGAAAAAGGAAGTAATAGTAGTATAGTAATAAAAGTAAATTCTGCTCTCAAACTTTTCTTTGCTTCTGCATTCGTTGTCTGTACTGCTCAGTTTGCAGTAGCGCAAAACGGATTGAAATATACACCCTACAGCTTTACACTAGAAAATACAACTTCTACAACTTTATTGAATAATGATGTAGATAATGATAATCAGAGTTTAAATACTAATAAACAGAATACAAAGACTTCTAAAAACACTACTTTTTCAGAAACAACATTTATAACTAATAATAAACCCTTTACAAAACACAGCTTTGATTATTATTCTGATACCTTAAAATGGAATTCTCATCAGCTCAAAGAATCAATGTTTTCTCCTATTGGTGCGCCTCCTTCCGTCGAACGCCTAATTGTAGGAACTCCTCTGACTCCTTCTGATTCTAGTGATTTACAAGACCAAAAACGCTTTTCGTATCATTTGTTAGCTGATTTTGTTTCTTATATTTCTGGTCAGCCTGTTGAGTACCTCAATGAAATAGAGGAAATTGTAAGTGATGAGGCATTAATAGTAGATGCAGAACTGTTTTTTGACCATCAAGATTCTACGATTGAGTTTTTAGATGGATTAGATTTGGCTAAGAATTTCAGAAATGCACTTTCTGATGAAGAAGTAGCTGCTCGTATGAAGGCTATCGAAAAAGAAGTGCCTTTTAATTATACGCCAGAAGTAAGAAATTTTATAGAAAAATATGGAGTAAAATATTATACTTATACGAATACATTGATTGCAAAATCAAATGAGTATTTTCCACTTTTTGAAAAGATTTTGGAAGAGCAAGGTATGCCCGAAGAGCTAAAATATCTAGTTGTGGTAGAATCAGCTTTCAAAACACAGGTTCGTTCTCATGCAGGTGCTGTTGGTCTTTGGCAGTTTATGCCACGTACGGGAAAAGTATTTGGTTTGAATCAAAACTTCTATATTGATGAGAGAATGGACCCAACAGCTTCTACAATTGCAGCCTGTAAATATTTAAAATATTTGAATAAGTTTTTTGATGGAGACTGGGAACTTGCCATTGCTGCCTACAATTGTGGACCAGGAAATGTACAGAAAGCAATACGTCGTTCTGGTAAAAAGACTTTTTGGGAAATCTATAACTATTTGCCTCGTGAAACCCGTGCTTATGTTCCTCTTTATACGACTTATGCGTATCTGTTCAATTATGCAGAAGACCATGGAATGGTTGTCGAAGAGCCTGTTTATGCCATTGAATACGATACTGTTTTTGTAAGTCAGTATGTAAATTTGGATAAATTAGCTGATGAGCTTCGCATGTGTGCGACTGATTTGAAGGCAATGAATCCAGAGGCAAAACGTGGAATTATTCCTAAATATGCCAAAGAACATCCTATCAGAATCCCAAAAAACAGGTCTGAGTTCTTTTGGAAAAGCCAAGAAGAAATTTTAGTGGCTTGTCAGAATCCAAATTATAGAAGTGCAACCACTTCGACAGCTACAAAAACAGCATCAAATTACAGGAATACAAAAACATCAAATACAACAGCGCAGAGTTATACAGCTTCTGCAAGAACAACGACTAAGAAAAGATATTCTTCAAAATCTTCTGGTTCAAAATCTTATCATACGGTAAGCAAAGGCGAAACTCTTGGAGGAATTGCTGTAAAATACGGAACATCAGTTTCTTCGCTCAGACGTTGGAACGGAATATATGGTTCAAGAATTAATATTGGACAAAAAATAGTGATGTATGGCGTTAAGAAAAGAAGTAATTATAGTGCAGTTGCTTCAAGCAAGAAAACAACATCTACCAAAAAAACTACTGTTTCTTCATCTAACAAAACAAGTTCTTCTTATCATGTCGTAAGACAAGGCGATACGCTTTGGGGAATTGCAAATAATGCAGGAATTAGCGTTTCAAGGTTGAAGCAACTCAACAATTTGCGTTCTGATAAACTGAATGTTGGACAAAAACTAAAAGTGATGTAA
- the lepB gene encoding signal peptidase I, producing MKIKKIDRIKSKSKKWWFRLYFLFFTCISLFTLKQIALEYFIIPTSSMEGSLLRGDKIVCNKLPFGAKIPHKKQNSNTKKAGFDFNISSLLPDRLPKLRDVQAGEVIIFYYPLDSIGDSETIEDKTCYIKRCVGVAGDRIQIMRQDIFRNGEWQPNPSDMQLSYIVKTAEKPETVFHHTDVQTWKEIETKEVKRIKKFKNSKRKKGRNRKVEEVIKEEPQTKTYLLYTTPKQANQLRQDLRIEEITPKFFEQNDISDNSMTESSKKLGWNRDYFGSYYIPKKGDTIVMHEGTLLLYENIIKNYEYNNDVEIIDNQLIIDGKLTENYIFKQNYYFVLGDNRHNSSDSRMWGLVPEDHLIGTPLVIYHSETPADGIKNWARVRWERFFKWVK from the coding sequence ATGAAAATAAAAAAAATTGATAGAATTAAATCAAAATCCAAAAAATGGTGGTTTCGCCTTTATTTTCTCTTCTTTACCTGTATTTCTTTATTTACATTAAAACAAATTGCCTTAGAGTATTTCATTATTCCCACTTCTTCAATGGAAGGTTCACTTCTGAGAGGAGATAAAATAGTATGCAACAAACTTCCTTTTGGCGCAAAAATCCCTCACAAAAAACAAAACTCAAATACAAAAAAGGCAGGATTTGATTTTAATATTTCTAGTCTTTTACCTGATAGGCTTCCCAAATTAAGAGATGTACAAGCTGGTGAAGTAATTATTTTTTATTATCCATTGGATAGCATAGGTGATTCTGAAACGATAGAAGACAAAACGTGTTATATCAAACGTTGCGTAGGTGTGGCAGGAGATAGAATTCAGATTATGCGCCAAGATATTTTCAGAAATGGAGAGTGGCAACCCAATCCTTCTGATATGCAGCTTAGTTATATCGTCAAAACAGCTGAAAAGCCAGAAACTGTTTTTCATCACACAGACGTACAGACATGGAAAGAAATCGAAACCAAAGAAGTAAAACGCATCAAGAAATTCAAAAACAGCAAAAGAAAAAAAGGACGTAATAGAAAAGTAGAGGAAGTAATCAAAGAAGAACCTCAAACAAAGACTTATTTACTTTACACTACGCCAAAACAAGCCAATCAACTAAGGCAAGATTTGAGAATTGAAGAAATTACGCCTAAGTTCTTTGAGCAAAATGATATTTCTGATAATTCAATGACTGAAAGCAGTAAAAAATTAGGTTGGAATAGAGATTATTTTGGCTCGTATTATATTCCAAAAAAAGGAGATACAATTGTTATGCACGAAGGAACACTACTTTTGTATGAAAACATCATCAAAAATTATGAATACAATAACGATGTAGAAATAATTGATAATCAACTTATTATTGATGGTAAATTAACAGAAAACTATATTTTCAAACAAAATTATTATTTTGTTTTGGGAGATAATCGCCATAATTCATCTGATTCCCGTATGTGGGGGCTTGTTCCAGAAGACCACTTAATAGGTACTCCTTTAGTCATCTATCACTCCGAAACACCTGCTGACGGAATCAAAAATTGGGCAAGAGTGCGTTGGGAACGTTTTTTTAAGTGGGTAAAATAA
- a CDS encoding sugar phosphate nucleotidyltransferase encodes MKAIIPVAGAGTRLRPHTHTQPKPLVPIAGKPILGHIIDNLYENGIRDFLFIIGYLGNKIEEYVVNTYKDTINAEFVLQEPRIGSAHALWIARNFIQDEKELLVVLGDTIVEMNYSNFFNIKNSVVAVRKVDNPRIFGIIEPDKHGIIKKLIEKPRIPKSNLALVGAYKITNIPLLLDSIKTIMSHSASANSSWEYHLTDALMEMVNQGEKITFMEVDNWFDCGKKETLLEANASLLRRHGFKTSVSSNYPKCIIIQPVRFGKQCKLENSIIGPNVAIGDHTHISNSIIQNSIIGSFSELSHATLNKSIIGSDSSLKGLVQSLNIGDSTEIDFTSNE; translated from the coding sequence ATGAAAGCAATTATTCCAGTAGCAGGAGCAGGTACACGCTTACGTCCACATACACACACACAACCCAAACCACTCGTTCCGATAGCAGGAAAGCCTATTTTGGGGCATATTATTGATAATTTATATGAAAATGGAATACGAGACTTTTTATTTATCATTGGTTATCTAGGAAACAAAATTGAAGAGTATGTAGTAAATACATATAAAGATACCATCAATGCAGAGTTTGTTTTGCAAGAACCTCGTATTGGTTCAGCACATGCACTTTGGATAGCCCGTAATTTTATCCAAGATGAAAAAGAATTGCTGGTTGTCTTAGGAGATACAATTGTAGAGATGAATTATTCTAACTTTTTCAATATCAAAAATAGTGTTGTAGCTGTCAGAAAGGTTGATAATCCACGTATTTTCGGAATCATAGAACCTGATAAACACGGAATAATAAAGAAGCTTATCGAAAAACCACGCATTCCAAAGTCAAATTTGGCGTTAGTGGGTGCATACAAAATCACAAATATTCCTTTACTTTTAGATTCTATAAAGACAATTATGAGCCATTCTGCTTCTGCAAATAGCTCTTGGGAATATCATTTGACTGATGCTCTTATGGAAATGGTCAATCAAGGCGAGAAAATAACTTTTATGGAAGTAGATAATTGGTTTGATTGTGGAAAAAAGGAGACTTTATTAGAAGCTAATGCTAGTCTTTTAAGACGACACGGTTTCAAAACTTCTGTTTCAAGCAATTATCCAAAATGTATTATTATTCAGCCTGTTCGTTTTGGGAAACAATGCAAACTAGAAAACTCTATTATTGGTCCTAATGTAGCTATTGGCGACCATACACATATTTCAAATTCTATCATTCAAAATAGTATTATTGGTTCTTTTTCTGAACTTTCTCATGCAACACTCAACAAATCTATTATTGGTAGTGATTCTTCTCTCAAAGGATTAGTTCAGAGCCTTAATATTGGAGATAGTACCGAAATTGATTTTACAAGCAACGAATAA
- a CDS encoding ATP-binding protein: MHTQESARIRLINLICLSLSCVFLLGIIGLFIINSFWTSELIINTALITTGFIFPLVFNKFHKVDLAKIFFVFQIIVSHFVFFLIFSREPAMRAFILPISIIIIMLFSSQEQSLQLFFLLAFGAILGWIEFLPKGFSALSIYMPPSTAAFFKIIIWAMAVCLNLLIVATAMRMVSQSEDLLRDLLIEANKQNDALQDQDSSFKENQEELLAMNQELMNQRGRLEELIAERSTRLRYTEAQLLKQVEDLAESEKELRKYAEEMQLTNERLAAAKSKLQNTLEREIEVNEQLATTITELKSTQAQLTQAEKMASLGQLTAGIAHEINNPINFVYAGMDALHTNIEELLSWTSKENISTELHEEYDELIDETRTLLKDIQIGAMRTFEIVKGLRNFSRLDEEEIKKTHINDHISTTLILLRNQIKENGITVNRELDFDMQPIECYPGQLNQVLMNICNNAIQALIEEKKKNNNKNLTLSIQTKNSKNHITLIITDNGSGMSKEVQKRIFEPFYTTKNVGEGTGLGMSITYGIIEKHNGKISVESALGEGTSFEIQLPKELHQQLQNE; this comes from the coding sequence ATGCACACGCAAGAATCAGCAAGGATAAGACTTATAAACTTGATATGTCTTTCTTTGTCTTGTGTTTTTTTATTGGGAATAATTGGATTATTTATCATAAATTCGTTTTGGACATCTGAGCTAATCATCAACACTGCTTTAATAACAACAGGCTTTATTTTTCCTCTAGTTTTCAATAAATTTCATAAAGTAGATTTAGCTAAAATATTTTTTGTCTTTCAGATTATTGTGTCTCATTTTGTATTCTTTCTAATCTTTAGTAGAGAACCTGCTATGAGAGCGTTTATTTTGCCGATAAGTATTATTATTATTATGCTCTTCTCTAGTCAAGAGCAAAGTTTACAGCTTTTTTTCTTGTTGGCTTTTGGTGCTATTTTAGGTTGGATAGAGTTTTTGCCTAAAGGTTTTTCAGCACTTAGTATTTATATGCCTCCTTCTACGGCTGCTTTTTTTAAGATTATTATCTGGGCGATGGCAGTTTGTTTGAATCTATTGATTGTAGCTACGGCTATGAGAATGGTCAGTCAGAGTGAAGACTTATTGAGAGATTTGCTTATAGAAGCCAATAAACAAAATGATGCGCTACAAGACCAAGACAGTTCTTTTAAGGAAAATCAAGAAGAATTATTGGCAATGAATCAAGAGTTGATGAATCAAAGAGGACGCCTTGAAGAACTAATTGCAGAAAGAAGTACAAGGTTGAGATATACAGAAGCGCAGCTTTTAAAACAAGTGGAAGACCTTGCCGAATCTGAAAAAGAATTACGAAAATATGCTGAAGAAATGCAACTTACCAACGAAAGGTTGGCTGCTGCAAAATCGAAGTTACAAAATACATTAGAACGAGAAATAGAAGTAAACGAACAATTAGCTACAACAATTACAGAGCTAAAATCTACACAAGCACAGCTTACACAAGCCGAAAAAATGGCGAGTCTAGGACAACTTACAGCAGGGATTGCACACGAGATAAATAATCCAATAAATTTTGTTTATGCAGGAATGGACGCACTTCATACTAACATAGAAGAACTTTTATCTTGGACAAGTAAAGAAAATATCAGTACGGAATTACATGAAGAATATGATGAGTTGATAGATGAAACAAGAACTTTATTAAAAGATATTCAGATTGGAGCAATGCGAACTTTTGAGATTGTAAAAGGACTGCGTAACTTCTCTAGGTTAGATGAAGAAGAAATTAAAAAAACACATATCAATGACCATATTTCGACAACACTTATTCTTTTAAGAAATCAAATTAAAGAAAATGGAATTACAGTAAATAGAGAGTTAGATTTTGATATGCAGCCTATAGAATGCTATCCAGGGCAACTCAATCAAGTTTTGATGAACATTTGTAATAATGCTATTCAGGCTCTCATAGAGGAGAAAAAAAAGAATAATAATAAAAACCTTACTTTAAGTATCCAAACAAAAAATAGTAAAAATCATATTACATTGATAATTACTGATAATGGTTCTGGAATGAGCAAAGAAGTACAAAAACGAATATTCGAACCGTTTTATACCACCAAAAATGTTGGAGAGGGAACAGGACTAGGAATGTCTATTACGTATGGAATTATTGAAAAACATAATGGAAAAATTTCAGTAGAAAGTGCATTAGGCGAAGGAACAAGTTTTGAGATACAACTTCCTAAAGAGTTACACCAGCAACTACAAAATGAATAA
- a CDS encoding nitrilase family protein: protein MKPSLYISLIQANLFWESPIENKNHFEKVFSVFFDKKESQQTDLIVLPEMFTTGFTMNTDLAEGFGNSSTLSWLQEQAKKYDVAITGSVIIKQEKEILTEKKKRVEVKFYNRLFFVEPNGYYNYYDKKHLFRMAGEHEVFTAGKNFLVFEYKGWKICPQICYDLRFPVFSRNDLMVDKDGIATSGYDVLLYVANFPAARSLAWNTLLPARAIENSCYCVGVNRTGKDGKGIEYNGDSAIYTPKGEKINSIIQEVEGTEILSYSLSATDLQDYRKKFAVYLDDDEFKLI from the coding sequence ATGAAACCCTCATTATATATAAGTCTTATACAAGCAAATTTGTTTTGGGAAAGCCCTATTGAAAATAAAAACCACTTCGAAAAAGTCTTTTCAGTTTTTTTTGATAAAAAAGAAAGTCAGCAAACAGACCTTATCGTTCTGCCTGAAATGTTCACGACTGGTTTTACGATGAATACAGATTTAGCAGAAGGTTTTGGTAACAGTTCTACTTTGTCTTGGCTGCAAGAACAAGCTAAAAAATACGACGTTGCTATTACTGGAAGTGTAATTATCAAGCAAGAAAAAGAAATACTTACAGAAAAAAAGAAAAGAGTAGAAGTCAAATTTTATAATCGTTTGTTCTTTGTAGAGCCAAATGGATATTATAATTATTATGATAAAAAGCACCTTTTCAGGATGGCAGGAGAACATGAAGTATTTACAGCAGGTAAAAACTTTCTAGTTTTTGAATATAAAGGCTGGAAAATATGTCCACAGATTTGTTATGATTTGCGTTTTCCTGTTTTTTCTAGGAATGATTTGATGGTGGATAAAGATGGAATTGCTACTTCTGGGTATGATGTTTTGTTGTATGTAGCCAATTTTCCTGCTGCTCGTAGTTTGGCTTGGAATACACTTTTACCTGCTCGTGCTATCGAAAACTCGTGTTATTGTGTGGGTGTAAACAGAACTGGAAAAGATGGAAAAGGAATTGAGTACAATGGAGATTCGGCTATTTATACTCCCAAGGGAGAGAAAATAAATTCTATAATTCAAGAAGTTGAGGGTACAGAAATTTTGTCATATTCGCTTTCGGCAACGGATTTGCAAGACTATAGAAAGAAATTTGCCGTTTATTTAGATGATGATGAATTTAAATTGATATAA
- a CDS encoding M48 family metallopeptidase: MTKLKSFFSLSFLFSCLLFLGACDSEGNINFFSINEDLQIGQQVAAELEADSTVIILDEQDYDTAYTYIRTLTEKVLSSNDVRYRTEFPWQVKIIQDDETLNAFCTPGGYIYVYTGLIKYLDTEDQLAGVMGHEIAHADKRHVTDNMTKAYGYEALFAIFFGEDQGQLAGIAKGLINLKYGRDAEREADDFSVKYLCDTEYQANGAAGFFQKIINEGQSSTPPEFLSTHPNPDNRVEAINDKAREEGCSIQPSGNNYAAFKASLPQ; encoded by the coding sequence ATGACAAAATTAAAATCATTTTTTAGCCTATCTTTTTTATTTAGTTGTTTGCTCTTTTTGGGTGCTTGTGATTCAGAGGGAAATATTAATTTCTTTTCTATTAATGAAGACCTCCAAATTGGTCAGCAAGTGGCAGCCGAACTAGAGGCAGACTCTACGGTCATTATTTTGGACGAACAAGATTATGATACAGCTTATACTTACATTCGAACGCTTACAGAGAAAGTTTTGTCTTCAAATGATGTTCGTTATCGTACAGAATTTCCTTGGCAAGTAAAAATCATCCAAGATGATGAAACATTAAATGCTTTTTGTACTCCAGGGGGATATATTTATGTTTATACAGGACTAATAAAATATTTAGATACAGAAGACCAACTCGCTGGAGTAATGGGACACGAAATTGCACATGCAGACAAACGCCACGTAACAGACAACATGACAAAGGCGTACGGCTATGAAGCTCTGTTTGCAATCTTTTTTGGAGAAGACCAAGGACAACTTGCAGGTATTGCAAAAGGATTAATCAATCTAAAATATGGACGTGATGCAGAACGTGAAGCTGATGATTTTTCAGTAAAATATCTTTGTGATACAGAATATCAAGCCAACGGAGCAGCAGGATTTTTTCAGAAAATAATTAATGAAGGACAAAGTAGCACACCCCCAGAGTTTTTGAGTACGCACCCAAATCCAGATAATAGAGTAGAAGCTATCAACGATAAAGCAAGAGAAGAGGGATGTAGCATACAACCAAGTGGAAATAATTATGCAGCTTTTAAGGCTTCACTTCCTCAATAA
- a CDS encoding nucleoside deaminase: MKEFMSEALEEAKKGKTLYGAVLVENKSNEIVARAFNTVKQDSDVSAHAELNLIRDFCKENKITNLENYTLVTTCEPCPMCATTAVWAKVSRIVFGLSIKDLIAKGESQIDISCKEIIEKSSVNIKVEEGVLRGEVNKWYAELKS, translated from the coding sequence ATGAAAGAATTCATGTCAGAGGCATTAGAAGAAGCCAAAAAAGGAAAAACACTTTATGGTGCTGTTTTGGTAGAAAATAAATCAAATGAAATTGTGGCTCGTGCCTTCAATACTGTCAAGCAAGATTCAGATGTAAGCGCACATGCAGAACTCAATTTGATTAGAGATTTTTGTAAAGAAAATAAAATTACCAATTTAGAAAATTATACACTCGTTACGACATGTGAACCTTGTCCAATGTGTGCAACTACGGCAGTTTGGGCAAAAGTTTCAAGGATAGTTTTTGGACTAAGCATAAAAGATTTGATAGCAAAAGGAGAGTCTCAAATTGATATTTCTTGCAAGGAAATTATAGAAAAAAGTAGTGTCAATATAAAAGTAGAAGAAGGAGTTTTGAGAGGAGAAGTAAATAAGTGGTACGCAGAACTGAAAAGTTAA
- a CDS encoding OmpA family protein has product MKKDIFYLLLFFCFSTTLLFAKTAQSQTYRLLYRFVDKETGKPIDGVSVRILNTSNNSEQVTITAKDGETLVYLEPETTFLIRAYNKNYFSTDTIRLQTQKLPSEIAKEDERRNIKKDIFLERINIGVVKKLVGVYFSPNSDKILQECEIIMKRLAYMMRLNPKIRIEVAAHTDSRGEDEYNLELTQRQAKSIKEFLIEQGIAEDRIKARGFGETQLINQCQNDIKCTSSEHIQNRRVEYVIIGIDG; this is encoded by the coding sequence ATGAAAAAAGATATTTTCTATTTACTACTGTTTTTTTGTTTTTCTACTACACTTCTTTTTGCCAAAACAGCACAAAGCCAAACGTATAGATTACTGTATCGTTTCGTCGATAAAGAAACAGGAAAACCTATTGATGGTGTAAGTGTACGTATTCTGAATACAAGCAATAACTCTGAACAAGTAACCATAACTGCGAAAGATGGCGAAACGCTTGTTTATTTAGAACCAGAAACTACTTTTTTGATTCGTGCTTACAATAAAAATTACTTTTCTACTGATACTATTCGTCTTCAAACTCAAAAACTTCCTTCTGAAATAGCCAAAGAAGATGAGCGAAGAAATATCAAAAAAGATATTTTCTTAGAAAGAATAAATATAGGTGTTGTCAAAAAATTAGTAGGTGTTTACTTTTCGCCCAATAGCGATAAGATTTTGCAAGAATGTGAAATTATTATGAAAAGGTTGGCTTACATGATGCGACTAAATCCCAAAATAAGAATAGAAGTGGCTGCTCATACTGACTCACGAGGAGAAGATGAATATAATCTAGAGCTTACCCAACGACAAGCTAAATCTATAAAAGAGTTTTTGATAGAACAAGGAATTGCAGAAGATAGAATAAAAGCTAGGGGATTTGGAGAAACTCAGCTCATTAATCAATGTCAGAATGACATAAAATGTACCTCTTCGGAACATATACAAAACAGACGAGTAGAATATGTTATTATTGGAATAGATGGATAA
- the nth gene encoding endonuclease III has translation MKFPKSVSYKPKTKANAIAKILQELYPNPAVPLDHQDAYTLLISVLLSAQCTDKRVNQVTPILFEEADTPNKMVELTTEQIKSIIRPCGLSNNKSKAIHRLSEILLEKYSGEVPDKMELLEELPGVGHKTASVVVSQYFGQPAFPVDTHIHRLAYRWGLSNGKNVVQTEKDLKALFPKKNWNDLHIQIIYFGREYCPARSHNPLECPICSKYGNTEYLEKYLEEQEMKGK, from the coding sequence ATGAAATTCCCAAAATCAGTTTCCTACAAACCCAAAACAAAAGCAAATGCAATCGCTAAGATTTTGCAAGAACTTTATCCAAATCCTGCTGTTCCATTAGACCATCAAGATGCTTATACTTTGCTTATTTCAGTTTTGCTTTCTGCTCAATGCACCGACAAACGAGTAAATCAAGTTACGCCAATTCTTTTCGAAGAAGCTGACACTCCTAATAAAATGGTAGAGCTTACCACTGAACAAATCAAAAGTATCATCCGACCTTGTGGACTTTCGAACAACAAATCAAAGGCAATTCATCGTCTTTCAGAGATTTTGTTAGAAAAATATAGTGGAGAAGTTCCTGACAAAATGGAGCTTTTAGAAGAATTACCGGGGGTGGGACATAAAACGGCTTCGGTGGTGGTTTCGCAGTATTTTGGACAACCTGCTTTTCCTGTCGATACGCATATTCATAGACTGGCGTATCGTTGGGGACTTTCAAACGGAAAAAATGTAGTCCAAACAGAGAAAGATTTGAAAGCACTTTTTCCTAAGAAAAATTGGAATGACTTACACATTCAAATTATTTATTTTGGTAGAGAATATTGTCCTGCAAGAAGTCATAATCCCTTGGAATGTCCGATTTGTAGTAAATACGGAAATACAGAATATCTTGAAAAGTATTTAGAGGAGCAGGAAATGAAAGGAAAGTAA
- a CDS encoding glycosyltransferase family 2 protein → MTHKVSAVLIAYNEATIIEETLKALVWCDEIIVVDSGSTDRSQEIYDKYNCKVFIRDFDGFGTQKNFAFSQAKYDWILSMDADEVLSKKLQQEIQKKLEQETIEESAFNLPRTLIFLEKRIQSELKKPCLRLFNKNKGGVTLDKVHEIIKVEGKIGAFKNEMLHYSYKNIHDYFNKFNRYTTLASEKYIKNGKNKPKFVIIIYLPIKFIQLYILRGCFLNGFPGFVWSLFSSFYPIVKYIKLVELKMNKK, encoded by the coding sequence ATGACTCATAAAGTAAGTGCTGTTTTGATTGCTTATAATGAAGCTACTATTATTGAAGAAACTTTAAAGGCACTCGTTTGGTGTGATGAGATTATAGTAGTAGATTCTGGAAGCACTGATAGAAGTCAAGAAATTTATGATAAATATAATTGTAAAGTTTTTATTAGAGATTTTGATGGTTTTGGTACGCAAAAAAACTTTGCCTTCTCACAAGCCAAGTATGACTGGATTCTGTCTATGGATGCTGATGAGGTTCTTTCCAAAAAATTACAACAAGAAATACAAAAAAAGCTAGAGCAGGAAACCATTGAAGAGAGTGCTTTTAATTTACCACGTACTCTTATTTTTTTAGAAAAAAGAATTCAATCAGAACTTAAAAAACCTTGCCTTAGGCTTTTCAATAAAAATAAAGGAGGCGTTACGTTAGACAAGGTACACGAAATTATAAAAGTAGAAGGAAAAATAGGAGCATTCAAAAATGAAATGCTACATTATAGCTATAAAAATATACATGATTATTTCAATAAATTTAATCGTTATACTACTTTAGCTTCTGAAAAATATATCAAGAATGGAAAAAACAAACCTAAATTTGTAATAATAATTTATTTGCCTATCAAGTTTATTCAACTTTATATTCTAAGGGGTTGTTTCCTAAATGGTTTTCCTGGTTTCGTATGGTCTTTGTTTTCCTCGTTTTATCCAATAGTAAAATATATTAAGCTTGTAGAGTTAAAAATGAATAAAAAATAA